The Triticum dicoccoides isolate Atlit2015 ecotype Zavitan chromosome 6A, WEW_v2.0, whole genome shotgun sequence genome has a window encoding:
- the LOC119319637 gene encoding uncharacterized protein LOC119319637: MAEEEKQNRRLIAWIYSSETREWGNPTSTLLPSWDFLGDMAKPAVLAGNSLYWILVGSSSSILEFDLGTERLIVIPVPRQLHMMHRSHYSILQADGGGLGFLCLLEWDYKAVLYNWKTDCDGVGSWVIVRVIELDKLLSLNEEKKYKLLCENEHKAGTGILGFAEKNNVILLKTFIGLFMFELDSLQLKKLPRTHEHIFDVHEFVHAFECVYAAGTGFGGGHDGAEVLHNA, translated from the coding sequence ATGGCAGAGGAGGAAAAACAAAATAGAAGATTGATCGCCTGGATTTACTCGTCCGAGACCCGCGAATGGGGTAATCCCACCTCGACATTGCTTCCATCCTGGGACTTCTTAGGAGATATGGCCAAGCCTGCTGTGCTCGCTGGGAATTCGCTTTACTGGATCCTTGTTGGTAGTTCATCAAGCATCCTTGAGTTTGATTTGGGTACGGAGAGATTAATTGTGATACCTGTGCCGCGGCAATTGCATATGATGCACAGGAGCCACTACTCGATTTTGCAGGCTGATGGGGGTGGGCTTGGTTTCCTCTGTCTGTTAGAGTGGGACTACAAGGCCGTGTTATACAACTGGAAGACAGATTGTGATGGCGTTGGTTCATGGGTGATCGTAAGAGTCATTGAGCTGGACAAGCTACTTTCACTGAATGAAGAGAAGAAGTACAAGCTACTTTGCGAGAATGAACATAAGGCGGGCACAGGGATACTAGGGTTTGCTGAGAAGAATAATGTGATACTCTTGAAGACGTTTATCGGCCTGTTTATGTTTGAGCTTGACTCATTGCAGTTAAAGAAACTTCCCAGGACCCACGAGCACATATTCGATGTGCATGAATTCGTCCATGCATTTGAATGTGTCTACGCTGCAG